AAATTTGAACTGTACCGTGGCTATATACGGATCTACGGGCATGTGAATGAAGTGGTAGTAATACTCGCAAGAAAAATGCGGCACTCACTCCACGAGCTACCAGTGAGGCAATGAGCTGTGTGATACTGATCTGAGCTACTGAGATAAGAGCAGTTgcactattagccagctataaatatattttcatgagataaaagatgagagagaaaagcagcgggctataaatttgtagctaCCTAcaacacggactctaagacgcaatgtgtgtataatAGGTATGacaatatattaatagtatagtaagcaactattgtatgaattggctattagatcggctataaatgaattaaagttaatagtaggctatactattaaactggCTCTAAGTATACACTTGTACAGATCATTTGCAGGTGGCAGCACGCTGACTTCACTTCCGGCTCTCAAGACATCCGATCTGCTGATCTGCAGTTAACTGTAAAATCATCAAACAGCTCGCGCTAATGAATAGTATAACGGTGCTAGATTGATTATAATTCGAGTATAGCGGCTGGAGAGACAATAATCTATACGAGTATAGTAGGGGTAACATGCATCATGCGGCGttgtcctcctcctctccgtgaTCCATTGGCAGCAGCATGTGGGCGTCCGATCCGGTCGAGTACATGATTGACCACGAGCatccaccagcagcagcagcagctacagTGTGCAGGTTCACAGCTTCCATCAGTCGCGCGCGGCTGCAACGAAGCTGTCCACGACGACGTCACCTGCGTAATTTGGCCGGATTTCACAGGGAGATTCTTCGGTGCTGATTGGAATTTTGGAGCATTATCtactggtgctgctgctgcctacTGAATACTTGTCACTTGTTGGTTACTGACGATAGTATATATCTACTGTAGTAGGTGGCCGTAAAAATTCTTCTTCATACTCTGTCTTCGAAACAGACAAAAGGAAACTTCACCTGCGCTGATGTTTTGGTGGTTATTGGAAACTGGAAATTTTCATCTATGCATGGTAACAAGTGAAAGATACTTTTAAGCACTGATTATTTTCGATAATTTCTTCTAACTAAATCAAAATGTGAATAATTTTCTTGATCACGTACTCTTACATTTCATTTAATTTCTCAAAAACAAAACATAGCTAATTAACTTCCGATCTCTACACCAACTGAGGCAGATATACACACGGTTAATTTGATATATCTTCTAGTCTCTGGTGGACAGGACTCATCAAATTGGTCATGTCACGGCAACGAAATGTACATTCATCCGTTGCTAACAGCGTTCTAGATTGTATCTGACTGCAGTGCAGCGTGTTTAGGCGTTGTCAAAGGAGTAGGTAGCACAGACAGGAAACATGGAAAGATAGACGATGGCGCTCTCCTATCTACTACaacagaaagaagaagaaggcgacgacgaagaagaaaCGTGAATGGAAatcgcctcaataccaccacaaCCAGTTAGGTGAAGCTTCCTTGTCCTGAGTGCTAGCTAGTTTATGAGGACAAAGTTGGGTTATAGAGCTACTCATCAGCTAACTCTCCTTGTCATTTTCAGTTTCCCCCTCTCTTCAAGGTTTCAATATCAGCTGGGTTATCTTGTCATTGTTGCTTCATCCTCGGCGTAGCCTGCGATTGATTCACTAATCTGCCATATAATGCATCAAAGACTAGTGTTGGTTGAGTATGTAGCTTAGAATTGCATGCATGAAACTGTCCCATTGATGTGTATCTCCTGAAACCTAAATATATAGTGCTGTCATCCATCACTGCACAGAATTTAATTCCAACAAATGTATATGACTTGTATAAGCAGAAAAATTCTGTGAACAATTTTCTCTTCTATCTAGAAATTTTCTAAATCCATGGactaattaattattctatTATGTACATAAGAATATTCCTGGTACAGCCAGCATATGGGCAAACATTAATTAAATTTCTTTGAATTTTCCTCTACCGGTAGATAGAACATACCACCAAAAGCTTGTCTAGACTTCAGACAGGTACAGCTTGGCTTAATTTCCTGATAAACAGGCAAATCTCATTTGATATCGAAGCCTGACCTTTCCTTAACTATTTTATCCTTTATCCGTTAAGATTTCAACATTGCTGACAATTTATTCCAATCacttcattttattttataacaacGCAATTAGCCAATTAACTGGACCCAATTTCCTCTGTTCCAATTGCGAGAAGGCTAGAATAGTAGAAAAAATCCCAGTTGTGCATCTGTAAAGTCTTCTAAGAAATGATATGGCAACCACATCAGTTCCACTGCataggaatattttttttttcgcgaacgccgCTGCATAGGAATACATATTGGATAGCATCGCTATCCCATCAATCCATCATTACCAAAAAGGATCCAGATTAGTGCACGTACCACGTACAGCTCGTTTGATTAGGATGGGGTTTAGCCGTTTAGGCCCCCCAAAACCAATAATAATACAGCCTTTCAAGAGTGAGCATCATTAACACATAACCTTAACCACAGTAGATCATGTCAATACGGAAATGGTGTACCTGTTCTTTGTCATAACCGCATTTATTATTTTACCTATTAATTCGAtcttcattgtttttatttaatttcttattattacatatatatgaaaGCTTCATATATAGTACAAAACATTAGCCGGAGTTATAATAAAGAGAGAAATGAAAGAAGGTTATGATTGATACTGAATCTGTGTATGTACTGTCCAAACTGGTGGAGACAATAATAAAAAGCAGAGAACCCCGTTGGATCTCGTCTTCATCTTCAGATAGATAGATGGCAGTAGTCTCCAGTCCTCTCAGATGGCCTGTGCCCTCAAACTTGCTCTTTTTCCTCCACAAGCAACATGGAGTAGCCTGTCACTGCCTCCCAACTCTCTGACAGTGACCTTTCATGTGGCCCCTAATTAATCACCTCCCAAATTAACAAGAATAAACGAACTGTCACAACAAACCCTGACCTAATACATGTGAGCTGGTGCAATGCAGGCCAATTTGTGTGCCTCCAATCACTCTTGTCTACTTCTGAAACATGCAacccatatatatgtttcagtgAGTGagcagagaaaaaagaaaggtaGTGTGTGTGCCCCCTTTGTGTTGGGCATGCACGACTTTTGGGCTATCCAGGGACCATGGGATAAGATGTGCTTGCTGCTTTCTTGCTTTAGTTTCTCACATCTTTGTGTTAAGTTCAACAAGTGGGGAGGAAATAAGAGAGCAATGACCTTTCGTTCTTTCTTAGTTTAATCCTCACATTAGCTGATCCCATATCACAATTTCAGAAACTATCACAGCTCTAGACATTTGGTCTCTATGATCACAGTCACTGGAACTGTATTTTTCACCTCTACTTACTCCTACCAAATTATTCTGCTACATATAGTTCATGGCACATATCAAATTCAGCATTAATTCTTCCTCAATGCTATTGGCATTATGCTAGAATATAGTACTATCTAGCTAGGTGGTGACTCTACCACTGATCATCAACTCATGGTCAGAACAAATGTTGGCCTGCTAAGAACCTAAGATCAAGGTAGTAGGAAGGAAACAACAATTGATATTAAGAATGAAAACAAAAGGTAGCACCACCACTACATGAAGAATCATGGCTGCTTTTGGATCCTGGTCCATCCCTCCATATATGCTCATGCTCTGCCCTAATCTAATCCACACTACCGGTCGTTCTTTTCGCGTAGGATGCCTTTAGTGTAAGCATCATTGCACGCTGCCAAAAAGCACCTTGTTGTTTGGATATAGTAGTATCTCTTATTATGGTTTTATGCATCTGACGCTTGCTTAGGCCGTTAATTACTGTGCCACGACACCGTTGTTAACTAGGTGATTAGATGATGCTTCCTTTGAATTCTTTCTGCCTGTTTCTTTCTGgtcctgagagagagagagagggggagagagtagAACAAAGGCAGGAGCTGTAGGAGATAACGTTTACGGTGGCATCGCACGTGGCTGTAACGTGGCGAGCAGCGCGCTACGTGTCCATGTGCGAAAGGCTGGCACGTGCCCGGTGGTCTCGGGGTGGCCCCACTCGCAGCTGCTCGTAGTGGCTCGGACACCCCTCGTTGCGCACGTGGCCCCACTTTGTTTTCACATGCACTCACTCACCACCGTTAATAAACACTCGTAACGAGCTTAATTGCCACACCGTTGTTGCGTGCAAAACCGCTCGCGTGGTGACCACTTAACCACCATAAATTACTAACCCCATTTGACGGTCTAGCTGTCGAGCGCTTGACCGCGTGTGGACCGAAACGACCGTGCCAGAAACTCAGTAGTGTCAGTGACTGGTCTGGCCGGTGCAGCTCGTGAGAGTTAACACAGTGAAAAAGGCCGTGGAGGCGATGAATTCTCCGCTCCGCTCTCCCGTTTTTCTCGAACGCGATCACTGTGTCTCACGTGAAACGCCAACCAACCAACCGAACCACGGGCCCCATCCCGCGCTtgggcggcgcgcggccagCGAGCAAAGCTCGCGCGATcaccgcgccaccaccgccacacCGCCACCACCAACAACCCAACGCCGCCCAATGCAAGCAGCAACCGCGGCCGCATGCGGCCACGCACTTTCTCGTGCTCGCCCCcgccccgcgcggccgcgcgcgcgcgagcattCCGCCGGGCCGTCACGTCGACGCCCGTACCGTTTTTTGCCGCGATTTAGTGCCGGTACCGTGTCATCTCGATCGTTTGTTGGTTACGAAGGTCGCTGTACTTACCAGCCGCTTAATTGCAGGGGTATCGCCTTCGCCGCATGCATGCAGCTGGCTGGCCTCTCGCTCTTTACCAACAGTGACAGGGTCAGGATCGGCTTTACAATTAATTAATAGTAGCATCAGTACTGAGAATTTAGGAGTAAAAACGACTATGGGAAGAACAAGTGCTGACCTGTGTACTGTACTTGGTAACAATAGGCTGGCCGCGGCCGGAGAAACGGAAGCCCCACCAAAGTACGCTCTTGCCATGGCTAGGCTCGTCGGAGTTAGATTGTTGCTTGCATTAATGGCCTTGTTATTGCGAACTTAAAGGCGCCGTGGACTTGCAATCACAACTGACCGGATCGTGGCCGGACGGGACGGTACCAGCGCCATGAAGAAGAACAACATTTGTTTGCACCCCTAGGCCTAGGCTTGTTAATGGTCGGTCCAAGGACGGTACGAGTGATGTGGTACAAGACAACGATCGAATGAGAGATGCTAACTCCCCACATATATTGCGGTATATTCCAATAGATCGAGCTATGCAGCGACGAGACACTGTCCCACGGAATTAGAGGGACTAATTTTGTCACAATTAAATTAGATTGTCATGTGGTGTGTCACACGTGCTAGCGTTATTTTTAAGAAACAAGTCGAATTTATCTCGCTATCTTTTAAATCTATGAATTACCTTCTCACCGATTCCCTTCTCCTCTCTTGCCAACCCTCAAATCAAGGTGCAGATCAattagagcaaggctaataatatagCCGAATTGTTGCATATAAGGTTCTTTACAGCCTTCTCTTAGTCTACACATACAATAGTTagctatttataattaatatatatggcCCACTTGCCTCTCTCACAAAATTTtttggttcttgtgtccaagcCAGATGTAAGTTTACAGCCTGCTTCTCATATCTCTCCTCCACTTGAGCATTTAGCCGACTTAGAACCTCCCATTATACTTGCCCTTAGGGAGGAAATGATCCCAACCCCCATACACATCCTTCTcgatgggaaaaaaagaaaatgtaaaACCTGAGTGGCCTATTTAGTACGAGTACTTTTCTTCCCAACTTATCTTCTTtattttccacgcgcacgctttacaaactattaaacggtacgcgttttataaaaaaaattctataggaaagttacttaaaaaaatcatattaatctatttttaagtttttttatagctaatacttatTTAATCATGAGTTAATATATCACTCCGTTTTATGTGCACGGGGAAGATGTTTCTGACCCCTTCGAAAGCTAGAACACGGCCTTAAAGATCCAATATGGTTGGGCTATAGAACATCTAAGCACTCATATGATAACCCATTTACTGACTTAATATACTAGAGGCTTATAAATCCTATACCCACGTATATCATGTGTCTAGTACTCTTGCGTATGTACAATCACGAAAACTATGTGTCTCGCCGTCTTGCGCGTATACCGTCTTCCGTGTGTATCTTCTCCCGGATGAAATGCAAAGGTAAAAGAAACAAATATAAAATCACTCGCAAAACTTTTTTAAAACCTCAATTacgtattaattaattaaccttaattaataaaaggaaaagaaataaacaaagcatATAAAGCTGCATtggagaaggggaaaaaaaaagggaggagaAAGGAACAGCGGCAAGGTAGAGATAGCGGAGGGCCCGAATCCTCCGGAATATAAAAACTGCAAGCAAACAAGCAGAGCCGCAGCTAAACGCAAAGCAAAACCAACGCAAAGCCAGAGAAGAAACAAGTCAGAGGAACGCAGCTCCCTATCCTGTTCCGCTCcagacgcacgcacgcacgcgctgCACTGACTgaggccgacgcggcggcggcggcggcagcggcggcggcgaaagcgACCCCGATGACGAAGCCCAAGAACGGCTGCCTCAAGATCCTcgcctgcgccggcggcggatccgacCCGTCCGCCGGCTCCGACGGCGACGCGGATGACCACGTCGACGAGGTACTCGCGCGCCGCACCTCCGCTTGaatgcgccgccgcgccggccttgCTCGCCGAAGccgtttttttttgttcttttgggGGGGTTCTCTCGAGCTGGTGCGTTTGTTTTCAGCAGATCTCAGTGGGATGCGTGGGGTCGAGGTGCGGGCGCGTGTTGTTTTAGTTAGATCTGGGGTTGATTCGTGGCGGCGAGCAAGACGCAGCCAGCAAAAtgagagcttttttttttttttggctggtgATCCCGTGCTGTTCCCGCACGTCCTATGAGTTCATTCAAAGGCTCAATTTTGATTTCaatttccttccttttttttacccCTTCTCTTCTGTTGCTGCATGGCTCTAGCTGCAGCAGCTGGAATATTATGGCTGCTACTCTTGCCGCCCTGAGTCCATGCAAGATGTCAGGAAGGGATCTGGTGTTTATCTGCTGCTCAAAGTGCTACTCACTGTGTATGGTGTCTCTCGTCTTGTTGCATGATTGGCATCTGTCATTCTCTTCCTCGGAGCTGAGTGTTGCTAGCCTTGTCCCCCATGATTTGACACTTTGGTTGTAATGTTGCGCTGTTGATTACTGTTTTTCCCTACCAAGAATCTCAGTGTGGGGAGGAGTTCACTGGACTCTGGAGCAGCTCATTTTTCACTAATTGGCTGGACGCTCATCGTATAAAATCTCTATGTTGAATCGAGAAAAATCCTCTAATCGTAGGAGACAGCCGCACCATAGTGTTGGTGAAATGGGATCTGGAATTTTCACGGGACAGCCTAGAGGATCTGTACCAACTATAGTGAGTGACTGAGAGTAGTTAGCTCTTTTTGATGTTCAGGGAAAAGAGAGAGTAGTTAGCTCTCTTTCATTGATATAATTGCAAAAGGACAAATTTTTTCTTGCTGGATCAGTGGTGATAGCTGACAGCAAACCAAATGTATTTTTGCTAGGATTCTATGCCTCCACCTGCAATTATTAGAAGTTGGCAAATTAAAAATACTCCTGATTAAGTAGTGCATAATTTCACCAAGGTATTACCTGAATCATGTTAGCTtacctccttttatagtttattTACTGAACTGGTATTTTTGGAAATAAATTGATTATTGATGGATATATCACGCCAGTAAGGCATTAACAAACTTTGGGTctttttttgcgaggaaaaCTTTGGGGAGATTTATTAGGAACTGGTACATTAATTTCAAAACTAATAGAGTTTATCTGCCACTTCCTTTCTTTTTGTGTTGTTTCCCTTCCTGGTCAACGACATTTTGCTTCATTAAATGAGAAGTATGTTGGTTGCCTACATTTCAGATACACGAAACTAGCCCTCATTACCTGCATTTTGCTTGTAACATCTCTTCTAGTTCGTCTCGGGTGAAAAAGCTACCACAGAATATCTGTCTTCTCTTCCTTATATCAAGTAGATGAATCATGCTAATGGCTGTTAAATGTTGGCTTTTACAGAACAAGGCCATATCAGATAAAAGTAGGTGGAGCTTTCGTAGGAGGTCTACAAGGCATCGTGTTTTGAAGAATTCTGATATATCTGAACCTGAAACTCTTAGTTCGAGCAAAGCAAAAGCTGAAATTGCTCCAAGCAACATCTATTCTTCAACTTACTCCTATGCCTCAGAAAAACCTCTACAGCAAGAGAAACCAGATGAGAAAATTCTGCAGCAAGAGAAATCAGATGAGAAAATTCTGCAGCAAGACGAACCAGCTGAGAAAATTCTGCAGCAAGAGAAACCGGACGAGAAAATTTTGCAGCAAGATAAACCAGATGAGGGGCCTTTGAATGAAGAGATGCCTGATGAAAAACTGATAGAGAAGCCAATTGATCAGCCAGGTGATGAATCAATTGAAAAGCCAGCTGATGAACCAATTGAAAAGTCAGCTGACCAGATAACTGAAAGGTCAATTGAGCAGCCAGCTGAAAGAGTAACTGAAGTGCCAATCCAAGAACCAACTGAAAGGGTAACTGAAACTCCAATAGTAAAGCCAAATGATAATGATGTTGAGGAACACACTGATAAGACGGATGAAAGTATTTTTGTTTCATCAACTGAGGTGAAGCAGGAGGAAACCGTCTCTCTCTTTGATGGAAGCAGTGAAGACCATCAGGAAGATTGTGCGGAGACTGCTGCTGCTGTCATTCAGTCTGGCATCAGAGTGCACACTGTATGTTGCAGTATTTCCCActatttatatttattaattatttttctgttAGTGTTATTACATTATTGTCATTTACATGACTATAGGAAGAGCAAGAACTACCAAATGATAAGGACCTTGTGAAACTGCAAGCTGTGATACGTGGGCATCTTGTTAGGAGGCAGGCTGCAGAATCATTACAATGCTTGCTTGCTATTGTTAAAATGCAAGGACTTGTCCGGGTTCATCAAGCACAGCAATATGGAGGAAAGTTTCAGGTATTCAAGGCACTCTCATTTAGACACGTATGGTATCATTGTATCTAGACAGTATAAACTCTTTTGCTGCCAGTCAGTTAAGCTTGGTTTAATATTATTCAATATAAGTTTAATATGCTATGTGAAGTCTATGATCTTCTTATCCTTCCTTCGCCAAGTTCCTTCTTCTAGTAACCTGAAAGCTGTCAACCTCTTGTTGGCAATTGATCTTAAGGTTTAGTATGTGCGGAGGCAATCCACTTTAGTTGCTACATTGATTGGATATCTCGCATCTCGATGTTGAATTCCATGCACGCACAATCATTAATTTTGGATCAAAACCTTATCTGCTGCACTTAACACGTATATAATTCTTGTTTCTGTGTGACAATACTGAATAGTAGCCTTGCTTGAACATTTTGCTTGTTTGTTCATGATTTTACATTTCTTTTTGCAGGACTCTTTGATCTGTTCTTCAAGTGAGAAATTACTCAATAATGGATTTGCTCTGAAGGTTAGATGAAAGAACCCTTATTAACTAAGATTATCATACGTTAGTTCTTGGTTGGATTTTCTCATGTTTGTTACCTTCTGTCAGCTCATGGACAGCATGTCGACTTCAAAATCCATTCACATAAAATGTGATCCTTCTGAACCTGATGTTGCATGGAAATGGATGGAGAGATGGACATCCATGATTCCACCAAACACTGGGGGACACTTGCTAGAGGATAGAGAGAATAACGAGTCGGTGGatgagaaaataaaaggagatgCTCAACATGAGGAAAATACCCTTCCTTTGGATTCTGACATCTCTTTCCTGAAGTTGGTGCCTGATGATGCGGAAGAGACACTAAGGCCATCTGATTCTCATCCCCTGGAGGTTTCTGCATGCATTCCAGATAGAACTTCTGGAATGGAAATTGAAGATGTTCCTGAACCAGATTTGATTGAAAAGTTCAAGGAAGATGTTGAAAAATTGACTGAACCGGAGACTGAGAATGTTGCGGAACAACCTTTGGAGGTCTCAGTTGAACAATCTACTCAAACTGATACATCAAGGGAACCCATTCCTCTTCCTGAAAAACCTGAATCTTCCTTTGATGATACTATGGATGCATATAAAACTGAGCAGACTTCGGAGATGGAAGGTAAAAAGTTTATGGCTAGAAAGTCATGCAATCCTGCATTTGCTGCTGCACAGTTAAAATTTGAAGAGTTGACTTCCAATTTGACGGTCAGTAGGTCCAACAGTCTGGATGGGGCAAACAAACCAAAGGTACATACTCCTCGTTCACAAGACAATGTCTCACCCAAGCAAAGTAATGACACAAGCATACCAGAGAGCTCAGTGGGGCATGATCCTAAAATCGTAGTTGCTGCTTCAGAATGTGGAACTGAGATATCAATCTCCTCTACACTTGACTCACCGGATAGATCAGAAGCTGATGGTGGCGAGATTGTACTGGAGATTGGATCCCTGGAAGATAGGAACCATGTTGGTGATAATGCTGAAAAGGATAACAGTGTTTTGCATTCTGAAGTGAACACTTCTGGAGGAGCTATCGAGCCAGAAAAGGAAGTACAAACTGATGACACTGCTATCGCTGCCAATGCAATTGATCCTGTGCCTGTTGAACAACCACATCTGGGACAGGAAAAGCCTGATTTACATGATGAACTGGAAAAATCTGTAGGATCTTATGTGAAGACACCTGAAGGTACTCCCTTGAGCCGAACTACCTTTGCTGAATCTCATGGGACACCATCAAGTGAGGTCTCTGTTAACACCAAAAAAAGCAAGAGCAAAAGGCCCAAGTCTCATGTAAGCAAGAGATCACTAACTAGTCCAAGCAGCGATTCTGTGGGACGGAGCAGCATGGATAATCTGTCAAAGGATTACAGACTTGGGAGGCGAGAGAGCTCAGGCAAGGTTAAATCTGATCATGTTGATCAAGAACCTCGCATAAGCAACAGCACTCCATTGCCAAGTTATATGCAGTTTACAGAATCTG
This window of the Oryza sativa Japonica Group chromosome 4, ASM3414082v1 genome carries:
- the LOC4337301 gene encoding protein IQ-DOMAIN 32 — its product is MTKPKNGCLKILACAGGGSDPSAGSDGDADDHVDENKAISDKSRWSFRRRSTRHRVLKNSDISEPETLSSSKAKAEIAPSNIYSSTYSYASEKPLQQEKPDEKILQQEKSDEKILQQDEPAEKILQQEKPDEKILQQDKPDEGPLNEEMPDEKLIEKPIDQPGDESIEKPADEPIEKSADQITERSIEQPAERVTEVPIQEPTERVTETPIVKPNDNDVEEHTDKTDESIFVSSTEVKQEETVSLFDGSSEDHQEDCAETAAAVIQSGIRVHTEEQELPNDKDLVKLQAVIRGHLVRRQAAESLQCLLAIVKMQGLVRVHQAQQYGGKFQDSLICSSSEKLLNNGFALKLMDSMSTSKSIHIKCDPSEPDVAWKWMERWTSMIPPNTGGHLLEDRENNESVDEKIKGDAQHEENTLPLDSDISFLKLVPDDAEETLRPSDSHPLEVSACIPDRTSGMEIEDVPEPDLIEKFKEDVEKLTEPETENVAEQPLEVSVEQSTQTDTSREPIPLPEKPESSFDDTMDAYKTEQTSEMEGKKFMARKSCNPAFAAAQLKFEELTSNLTVSRSNSLDGANKPKVHTPRSQDNVSPKQSNDTSIPESSVGHDPKIVVAASECGTEISISSTLDSPDRSEADGGEIVLEIGSLEDRNHVGDNAEKDNSVLHSEVNTSGGAIEPEKEVQTDDTAIAANAIDPVPVEQPHLGQEKPDLHDELEKSVGSYVKTPEGTPLSRTTFAESHGTPSSEVSVNTKKSKSKRPKSHVSKRSLTSPSSDSVGRSSMDNLSKDYRLGRRESSGKVKSDHVDQEPRISNSTPLPSYMQFTESARAKASASVSPKLSPDVQDNNPRKRHSLPMTNGKQDSSPRMQRSSSQAQQNVKSNGAVPVPPNSSDRRWHI